One segment of Deinococcus sp. Leaf326 DNA contains the following:
- a CDS encoding GDSL-type esterase/lipase family protein: MSPRLAGPQVINAGIPGQNSSDGRARFRSAVLEVRPSVLLLYFGGNDALNPGAFVSLDDYAANMAWMVDQALAHGIVPVVATVLHVDTERLRAQHQTNEPQEAPNDLIDRYNLALLSVARERQVAVADFAQALDAAGGPTPAMSTDGLHLTALGNRLLAQTFLQVMPPELPRGVVCLGDSLTYGVPLRTAADDSDETYPAQLERALLLRKNNQETS; encoded by the coding sequence ATGTCGCCACGGTTGGCTGGTCCACAGGTAATCAACGCCGGCATCCCAGGCCAGAACAGCTCAGACGGGCGCGCCCGTTTCAGGTCTGCCGTGCTGGAAGTCCGGCCCTCGGTGCTGCTGCTGTATTTCGGTGGCAACGACGCTCTGAATCCGGGCGCGTTCGTTTCCCTGGACGACTACGCAGCGAATATGGCCTGGATGGTCGATCAGGCTCTTGCACACGGCATTGTGCCTGTCGTGGCTACGGTCCTCCATGTCGACACGGAACGGCTGAGGGCGCAGCACCAGACGAACGAGCCGCAGGAGGCGCCGAATGATCTGATCGACCGGTACAACCTGGCGCTGCTCTCCGTGGCCCGGGAACGGCAGGTGGCTGTCGCCGACTTCGCACAGGCACTCGACGCAGCAGGAGGCCCAACTCCGGCTATGAGTACCGACGGGTTACACCTGACCGCATTGGGCAATCGCCTGCTCGCCCAGACCTTCCTGCAGGTGATGCCCCCAGAGCTGCCCAGGGGAGTGGTCTGTCTCGGCGACAGCCTGACCTATGGTGTACCGCTCCGGACGGCGGCAGACGACTCGGACGAGACGTACCCAGCGCAGCTGGAGCGGGCCCTCCTGCTCCGGAAGAACAACCAGGAAACAAGCTGA
- a CDS encoding DUF1028 domain-containing protein has product MTFSIVGRDPLTGDLGVAVASKFLAVGALVPFVRVGVGAVATQSYVNPNYGPDGLHLLASGRSPQEVAATFGAQDTGFEQRQFGLVAADGRAVTHTGQRCHAWAGGLARADVAIQGNILTGPEVVDAMLAAWEGAQGQPLPRRLLAALRAGDAAGGDRRGRQSAALLCAGPGRGYSGLNDDWVNLRADDHADPCAELERLLGIHELLFGRPETTRPLTPDELGWLRALLVRGGYAATLPGGAWNAETEAAAWALYGTENLEERWVPGGEVDPAALAYLQEKFGR; this is encoded by the coding sequence ATGACCTTTTCCATCGTGGGCCGTGATCCCCTGACCGGCGACCTGGGCGTGGCGGTCGCCAGCAAGTTTCTGGCGGTCGGTGCACTCGTGCCCTTCGTGCGTGTGGGTGTAGGCGCGGTGGCGACCCAGAGCTACGTGAACCCGAACTACGGCCCGGACGGCCTGCATCTGCTCGCGTCGGGCCGTTCGCCCCAGGAGGTCGCCGCGACCTTCGGCGCGCAGGACACCGGCTTCGAGCAGCGGCAGTTCGGGCTGGTGGCGGCGGACGGCCGGGCTGTGACCCACACCGGCCAGCGCTGCCACGCCTGGGCCGGGGGCCTGGCGCGCGCCGATGTGGCGATTCAGGGCAACATCCTGACCGGGCCGGAGGTCGTGGACGCCATGCTCGCCGCGTGGGAGGGCGCGCAGGGCCAGCCTCTCCCCCGCCGGCTCCTCGCGGCGCTGCGGGCAGGCGACGCGGCGGGCGGCGACCGGCGTGGACGGCAGTCGGCCGCGCTGCTGTGCGCCGGGCCGGGGCGCGGCTACAGCGGCCTGAACGACGACTGGGTCAATCTGCGCGCGGACGACCACGCCGATCCCTGCGCCGAGCTGGAGCGGCTGCTGGGCATCCACGAGCTCCTGTTCGGCCGCCCGGAGACGACCCGTCCCCTCACGCCGGACGAACTGGGCTGGCTGCGCGCCCTGCTGGTTCGCGGGGGCTACGCCGCGACGCTGCCCGGCGGCGCCTGGAACGCCGAGACCGAGGCGGCGGCCTGGGCGCTGTACGGCACCGAGAACCTGGAGGAACGCTGGGTGCCGGGCGGCGAGGTGGACCCGGCCGCCCTGGCCTATCTCCAGGAAAAGTTCGGCCGGTAG
- a CDS encoding DUF3293 domain-containing protein: protein MSTERRDELRAVFLAASYGTARERLGLSRTAVGAAPPSWAQGGETWAILTAWNPGAAQRDRAANETDQRRLELRVIWEGQAFLHGVNGEGEWAEPSLIVLGASWTQARDWAAEFEQAAALWGQGARAALVWPGTDGPAAEDRCWTVPLWPVPDNLDRV from the coding sequence ATGAGCACGGAGCGGCGGGACGAACTGCGCGCCGTCTTTCTGGCGGCCAGCTACGGCACCGCCCGGGAGCGCCTTGGCCTGAGCCGGACCGCCGTGGGCGCCGCGCCGCCAAGCTGGGCGCAGGGCGGCGAAACCTGGGCCATTCTGACCGCCTGGAATCCAGGGGCGGCGCAGCGGGACCGCGCCGCCAACGAGACCGATCAGCGGCGGCTGGAACTGCGGGTGATTTGGGAAGGGCAAGCCTTCCTGCATGGCGTCAACGGTGAGGGCGAGTGGGCCGAGCCGAGTCTGATCGTTCTCGGCGCGTCCTGGACCCAGGCCCGCGACTGGGCAGCTGAATTTGAGCAGGCGGCGGCGCTATGGGGGCAGGGAGCGCGGGCGGCGCTCGTCTGGCCAGGCACGGATGGCCCGGCCGCGGAAGACCGGTGCTGGACCGTTCCCCTATGGCCGGTGCCGGACAACCTGGACCGGGTATAG
- a CDS encoding helix-turn-helix domain-containing protein, translated as MLEGGAGRAGGRHGDAGELHPLMVTHAIFELSGGRLTVNVQHHRLPGGARVLAVFVPQAPYVLAAPDGAVIAWDGAHLVPVTPAESEPVADQDYTAVVPPDASLADLDPAEVARLRSLGRRQGAANLPDLDFLRELGLLVPSGGALRPTLAGILLAGTPAALRAHVPQSEVCFYHHATADVEFQFREDLLRPIPALLTRLAELIQARNRFTPVQVGLFRIEVWDQDEAVYREALLNALTHRDYTLRDVVHVHHYPDRLEIMNPGGLTGGITPGNILRHQPKRRNPLLAEVLARLGLVERAGVGVDKMFSLMLRHGKEPPEFLTYPDAVTLTLHSPGFDAEFVRFVSRKQEEMQTLSLDMLIVLSLLAREGEATRAHLSRALQLPEDRTPRLLRSMEEHGLIVRAGPGRGIAYHLTAEVCAALGRVPLGQPAPAHSAPASPEPAPAAQSTAPLPEKPRRPAPTPDPSALTTAEIRAVALTLARERGQVRNAELRDTCGLKTQQAWRVLRRLVQDGLLVKRGNGTRDAYYELN; from the coding sequence ATGCTGGAGGGCGGCGCGGGCCGGGCAGGCGGGCGCCACGGCGACGCAGGCGAGCTGCATCCCCTGATGGTCACGCACGCCATCTTCGAGCTCTCGGGGGGACGCCTGACCGTGAACGTGCAACATCACCGCCTGCCGGGCGGCGCGCGGGTGCTGGCCGTGTTCGTGCCGCAGGCGCCCTATGTTCTGGCCGCCCCCGACGGCGCGGTCATTGCCTGGGACGGCGCGCACCTCGTGCCGGTCACGCCCGCCGAGAGCGAGCCGGTGGCCGACCAGGACTACACGGCGGTTGTGCCCCCCGACGCCTCGCTGGCCGACCTCGACCCGGCCGAGGTGGCGCGGCTGCGCTCGCTGGGGCGGCGCCAGGGCGCGGCGAACCTGCCGGACCTCGACTTTCTGCGCGAACTGGGGCTGCTCGTGCCCAGTGGCGGAGCGTTGCGGCCCACGCTGGCGGGGATTTTGCTGGCGGGCACCCCGGCGGCGCTGCGGGCCCACGTGCCCCAGTCAGAGGTCTGCTTCTACCACCACGCGACCGCCGACGTGGAGTTCCAGTTCCGTGAAGACCTGCTGCGGCCCATCCCGGCACTGCTCACGCGGCTTGCGGAGCTCATCCAGGCACGCAACCGCTTCACGCCCGTGCAGGTGGGCCTGTTCCGTATCGAGGTCTGGGACCAGGACGAAGCGGTGTACCGCGAGGCGCTGCTCAATGCCCTGACGCACCGCGACTACACGCTGCGCGACGTGGTGCACGTGCACCACTATCCCGACCGGCTGGAGATCATGAATCCGGGTGGGCTGACAGGCGGCATCACGCCGGGCAACATCCTACGCCACCAGCCCAAGCGGCGAAATCCCCTGCTGGCCGAGGTACTGGCTCGCCTAGGGCTGGTCGAGCGCGCCGGGGTCGGTGTGGACAAGATGTTCAGCCTGATGCTGCGCCACGGCAAGGAACCGCCCGAGTTCCTGACCTACCCCGACGCGGTGACCCTGACCCTGCACAGCCCCGGCTTCGACGCCGAATTCGTGCGCTTCGTGTCGCGCAAGCAAGAAGAGATGCAGACCCTCTCGCTGGACATGCTCATCGTGCTCAGCCTGCTGGCGCGCGAGGGCGAAGCGACCCGCGCCCACCTGTCCCGCGCCCTGCAACTGCCCGAGGACCGCACGCCCCGGCTGCTGCGCAGCATGGAGGAGCACGGCCTGATCGTCCGCGCGGGACCGGGGCGCGGCATCGCCTACCACCTGACGGCGGAGGTCTGCGCGGCGCTGGGCAGGGTACCCCTGGGTCAGCCGGCACCGGCCCACAGTGCCCCTGCGTCACCCGAGCCGGCCCCAGCGGCTCAGAGCACCGCGCCTCTTCCCGAAAAGCCCCGGCGCCCGGCGCCCACCCCCGACCCCTCCGCACTGACGACCGCCGAGATCCGCGCGGTCGCGCTGACGCTGGCACGCGAGCGCGGGCAGGTGCGCAACGCCGAACTGCGCGACACCTGTGGACTCAAGACCCAGCAGGCCTGGCGCGTGCTTCGGCGTCTGGTGCAGGACGGCCTGCTGGTCAAGCGCGGCAACGGCACGCGCGACGCCTATTACGAGCTGAACTAG
- a CDS encoding phosphoadenylyl-sulfate reductase, with the protein MAAGQVTPDPAQSRPNDFSPQTDPLAVIRWALAAHPDLLMPSAFNLNGVVLLDLAVRAGYRGEVVFVDTGYHFAETLATRDRLAARYPELKFVTLNAGASPDDGQTGPSLYASDPDACCAARKVAPLQRYLKDRAPSAVLNARSRDQASTRADIPFVESGARVKVNPLAHWTRERLEAYATEHDLPVNPLYFDGFLSVGCWPCTRAVRPGEDARAGRWAGQGKTECGLWAGEGRL; encoded by the coding sequence CTGGCTGCCGGGCAGGTGACGCCCGACCCGGCCCAGAGTCGTCCGAATGACTTCTCCCCCCAGACCGATCCTCTCGCGGTCATCCGCTGGGCGCTGGCGGCGCATCCCGACCTGCTCATGCCCAGTGCGTTCAACCTCAACGGCGTGGTGCTGCTCGACCTCGCGGTGCGCGCAGGCTACCGGGGCGAGGTGGTGTTCGTCGACACGGGTTACCACTTCGCCGAGACGCTGGCGACCCGTGACCGCCTCGCCGCGCGCTACCCCGAACTCAAGTTCGTGACCCTGAACGCGGGGGCCAGCCCTGACGACGGCCAGACCGGTCCGTCGCTGTATGCCAGCGACCCCGACGCCTGCTGCGCCGCCCGCAAGGTCGCGCCCCTCCAGCGGTATCTGAAAGACCGCGCGCCCTCGGCGGTGCTCAACGCCCGCAGCCGCGATCAGGCGAGCACCCGTGCGGATATCCCGTTCGTCGAATCCGGCGCGCGCGTCAAGGTCAACCCGCTGGCCCACTGGACGCGTGAGCGGCTGGAGGCCTACGCCACCGAGCATGACCTGCCGGTCAATCCGCTGTACTTCGACGGGTTTCTCAGCGTGGGGTGCTGGCCGTGTACGCGGGCCGTGCGTCCTGGCGAGGACGCCCGCGCGGGCCGCTGGGCCGGTCAGGGCAAGACCGAGTGTGGCCTGTGGGCCGGCGAGGGCAGGCTCTAG
- the pyrF gene encoding orotidine-5'-phosphate decarboxylase: MTFAQAVTDRTRRLQTRLCVGLDPRLSEYRDLGALRTHTLDVLEAAAPFAACVKPQLAFFEALGLPGFTLLEEVCAQARTLGLPVLLDGKRGDIGTTAAAYAQGWLAGPHAGDALTVNPFLGFATLTPFVEAARANGGAIFVLVKTSNPDQADVQGGGISERVAAEIARLNAQDTGLGDGDYAAVGAVVGATHPGDLARFRDAMPRALLLLPGLGAQGAQAAELAPAFHRGGTGALASASRAVQYASGLDVTASREAARTLRDELNAALA, translated from the coding sequence ATGACTTTCGCCCAGGCCGTGACCGACCGCACCCGCCGCCTCCAGACTCGGCTCTGCGTGGGCCTCGACCCCCGCCTGTCGGAGTACCGCGACCTGGGCGCGCTGCGCACGCATACCCTCGACGTGCTGGAGGCGGCCGCGCCCTTCGCTGCGTGCGTCAAGCCGCAGCTCGCCTTTTTCGAGGCGCTGGGACTGCCGGGTTTCACGCTGCTGGAGGAGGTCTGTGCCCAGGCACGCACGCTGGGACTACCGGTCCTGCTCGATGGCAAGCGCGGCGACATCGGCACGACGGCCGCGGCCTACGCCCAGGGCTGGCTTGCCGGACCGCACGCCGGGGACGCCCTGACGGTCAATCCCTTCCTGGGGTTCGCCACCCTGACGCCCTTCGTCGAGGCCGCGCGGGCGAACGGCGGGGCCATCTTCGTCCTCGTCAAGACGAGTAACCCCGACCAGGCCGACGTGCAGGGCGGAGGCATCAGCGAGCGCGTGGCCGCCGAGATCGCCCGGCTGAACGCCCAGGACACCGGGCTGGGCGACGGCGACTACGCCGCCGTAGGGGCTGTGGTCGGGGCGACGCACCCGGGCGATCTTGCCCGCTTCCGCGACGCGATGCCGCGCGCGCTGCTCCTGCTGCCGGGTCTGGGCGCGCAGGGCGCGCAGGCGGCCGAGCTGGCCCCCGCCTTCCACCGGGGGGGCACCGGCGCGCTGGCGAGCGCGAGCCGCGCCGTGCAGTACGCCTCGGGACTGGACGTGACGGCCAGCCGGGAAGCGGCGCGGACGCTGCGTGACGAGCTGAACGCCGCGCTGGCCTGA
- the cysC gene encoding adenylyl-sulfate kinase produces MSAARQEGRVVWFTGLSGAGKSTLASALYAELLARGEAAELLDGDAVRENLSKGLGFSKADRDTNVRRIAFVAGLLARHGVTVLVSAISPYADTRREVLADLPNALEVFVDAPLEVVTERDVKGLYLKATRGEITHFTGVSDPYEAPTAPDLHLRTDQISVHEGLRQLLARLDREVVGA; encoded by the coding sequence GTGAGCGCGGCCCGGCAGGAGGGCCGCGTGGTCTGGTTCACCGGGCTCTCGGGCGCGGGCAAGAGTACGCTCGCCAGCGCCCTGTACGCCGAACTGCTGGCACGGGGCGAGGCCGCAGAACTGCTCGACGGCGACGCCGTGCGCGAGAACCTGAGCAAAGGCCTGGGCTTTTCCAAGGCCGACCGTGACACCAACGTGCGGCGCATCGCCTTCGTGGCCGGACTGCTCGCCCGGCACGGCGTGACTGTGCTGGTCAGCGCCATCAGCCCCTACGCCGACACCCGGCGCGAAGTTCTGGCCGACCTGCCGAACGCCCTGGAGGTCTTCGTGGACGCTCCGCTGGAGGTCGTGACCGAACGCGACGTGAAGGGCCTGTACCTGAAGGCCACCCGCGGCGAGATTACGCACTTCACGGGCGTCAGCGATCCCTACGAGGCCCCGACCGCGCCGGACCTGCACCTGCGCACCGACCAGATCAGTGTGCACGAAGGCCTGCGGCAGCTGCTCGCGCGTCTGGACCGCGAGGTGGTGGGCGCGTGA
- a CDS encoding RrF2 family transcriptional regulator, translated as MRLSATDVYAFQALGFLGLQEAGRWIASEEISEATGIHRPYLVRILAALSAKGVVKSKKGIGGGYALSRRPQLISLCEVVRAIDGPVAPLSCISLNWHEACPEEGRCHVRATVYTRMRDAMLAVLQEFSVDDLVQDARQGVGYGHCLGHLLKPGA; from the coding sequence ATGCGCCTTTCCGCCACCGACGTGTACGCCTTTCAGGCGCTGGGTTTCCTGGGGCTGCAGGAGGCCGGGCGCTGGATCGCCAGCGAGGAGATCAGTGAGGCGACCGGCATCCACCGGCCCTACCTCGTGCGGATTCTCGCGGCGCTCTCGGCCAAGGGCGTCGTCAAGAGCAAGAAGGGCATTGGCGGGGGCTATGCGCTTTCGCGCAGGCCGCAGCTCATCTCGCTGTGTGAGGTCGTGCGGGCCATCGACGGCCCCGTAGCGCCGCTGTCGTGCATCAGTCTGAACTGGCACGAGGCCTGCCCCGAGGAGGGCCGCTGCCACGTCCGCGCCACCGTCTATACCCGGATGCGCGACGCGATGCTGGCGGTCCTCCAGGAGTTCAGCGTGGACGACCTCGTGCAAGACGCCCGGCAGGGCGTGGGCTACGGCCACTGCCTGGGGCACCTGCTCAAGCCGGGCGCGTAG
- a CDS encoding YdgA family protein, whose protein sequence is MTQPNPIRTRKAAAARRRRSPWPALAVGAVLVVGAYAGATAVFSGRAQGITQEFGRGLASQVNASGVATLRETGYSKGLTDSTQTMTLTLTLKETESDAGKPLTLLIINHIRHGPLPGLQGVGQATVDTTFRFGDAAMQAEYDRLFPGEKPAIHTLVGLAGGTESRVSVPQGQTTQDGQTVAWKALGGTVQVSGSRVSTDMSWPGLTSAGPEGKTDFSGFKLSGTTLRSGPDDQLGTGDMAFTAERLSFSGEGQEVSLGGLKVSSQATQSGNFYDSVVKYGVAEVKLAGTGLKADLKNVQLDLGLRHLDRAALQRLLAVSREAQGSAGAADTPSLTETQSKELEAAGLALLRGNPKLTLDRLSVTQPSGEIVFTGEASAQRLADRLAQGGAEDLRRMAAVPAALLGLLDIRLEGRAPRQALEDLAGLGGGAGDLTGNIEALVGNGYVREEGGQLSAELNLTDGRLTLNGQALGE, encoded by the coding sequence ATGACCCAGCCCAACCCGATCCGCACCCGTAAGGCCGCCGCCGCGCGCCGCCGCCGTTCTCCGTGGCCCGCCCTCGCGGTGGGGGCCGTACTCGTGGTCGGGGCCTATGCCGGGGCCACCGCCGTCTTCTCGGGCCGCGCGCAGGGCATCACCCAGGAGTTCGGCCGGGGGCTGGCCTCGCAGGTGAACGCCTCGGGCGTGGCCACCCTGCGCGAGACCGGCTACAGCAAGGGCCTGACCGACAGCACCCAGACCATGACCCTGACCCTGACCCTCAAGGAAACGGAGTCGGACGCGGGTAAACCCCTGACCCTGCTCATCATCAACCACATCCGGCATGGGCCGCTGCCGGGATTGCAGGGGGTGGGGCAGGCGACCGTGGACACCACCTTCCGCTTTGGCGATGCTGCGATGCAGGCCGAATACGACAGGCTGTTTCCCGGAGAAAAACCGGCCATTCATACCCTGGTGGGGCTGGCGGGCGGCACCGAGAGCCGCGTCAGCGTGCCGCAGGGCCAGACCACCCAGGACGGCCAGACGGTCGCCTGGAAGGCGCTGGGCGGCACGGTCCAGGTCAGCGGCAGTCGCGTGAGCACCGACATGAGCTGGCCCGGCCTGACCTCGGCGGGGCCGGAGGGCAAGACGGACTTCAGCGGGTTCAAGCTCTCGGGCACCACGCTGCGCAGCGGCCCGGACGACCAGCTCGGCACGGGCGACATGGCCTTCACGGCCGAGCGCCTCAGCTTTTCGGGCGAGGGGCAGGAGGTCTCGCTCGGCGGCCTGAAGGTGTCGTCCCAGGCCACCCAGAGCGGCAACTTCTACGACTCTGTGGTGAAGTACGGCGTCGCCGAGGTCAAGCTGGCCGGAACCGGCCTGAAAGCCGACCTCAAAAACGTGCAGCTCGACCTCGGGCTGCGCCACCTCGACCGCGCGGCGTTGCAGCGGCTCCTCGCCGTGTCCCGCGAGGCCCAGGGCAGCGCGGGGGCTGCGGATACGCCCAGCCTGACCGAGACCCAGAGCAAGGAGCTGGAGGCAGCCGGGCTGGCGCTACTGCGCGGCAATCCGAAGCTCACGCTCGACCGCCTGAGCGTCACCCAGCCGTCCGGCGAGATCGTGTTCACCGGCGAGGCCTCGGCCCAGCGGCTGGCCGACCGGCTCGCGCAGGGGGGTGCCGAGGACCTGCGGAGGATGGCGGCGGTGCCCGCCGCGCTGCTGGGCCTGCTCGACATCCGCCTCGAAGGCCGCGCGCCCCGGCAGGCCCTGGAAGATCTCGCGGGTCTGGGGGGTGGGGCGGGCGACCTGACCGGGAACATTGAGGCCCTGGTCGGCAACGGTTATGTCCGGGAGGAGGGAGGCCAGCTCTCGGCCGAGCTGAACCTCACGGACGGGCGGCTCACGCTTAATGGGCAGGCGCTGGGCGAGTAG
- a CDS encoding nitrite/sulfite reductase, translated as MSDIETLKKELPPFEIFDLIPQYAAAGAIDPEKLDLLKWAGVYPQRPQEDGFLMMRVKVPTAELSAATLRVVAGIAEDFGRGLLDVTDRQAFQFHWLRIENIPAILDRLQTVGLHTRGACGDTVRAVIASPLAGLDARERIDVRPIAAAMEGTLSGNRDFEDLPRKFKISITGTPELEGIHLINDIGFLAHEVNGEVGFDVWVGGGLGAVAHLAKRLGVFLTPGEVVEVGRAIAGAYRDHGYRQNRKKSRLKFLIKDLGVEKFREIVETEYLGRQLRDGPPAPVARFGGSDVLGVNPQKDGLNYVVLTTTVGRINPDKARALADLSEKYGNGMLRTTAFQNMMIPNVPTEHLDALVAELERLELAPKATLRGTTIACTGTQFCRLALTETKARVAGMIDVLEPLHSDLDVPFVINLTGCSNACTRYQVADLGFMGANRTNKETGTEDEVYNVHLAGSIGQAQRTGTKLRGVVPAERLTEYTDRVLGDFKAHKEAGESFVEYADRVGQERFLPDTVLAADRTLVTA; from the coding sequence ATGTCCGATATCGAAACCCTGAAAAAAGAGCTCCCCCCTTTCGAGATCTTCGACCTCATTCCGCAGTACGCGGCGGCCGGGGCCATCGACCCCGAGAAGCTCGATCTGCTGAAATGGGCGGGCGTGTACCCCCAGCGCCCCCAGGAAGACGGCTTTCTGATGATGCGCGTCAAGGTGCCGACCGCCGAGTTGAGCGCCGCTACCCTGCGCGTGGTGGCCGGGATCGCCGAGGACTTCGGGCGCGGGCTGCTGGACGTGACCGACCGCCAGGCCTTCCAGTTCCACTGGCTGCGGATCGAGAACATCCCCGCGATCCTGGACCGGCTGCAGACTGTGGGCCTGCACACCCGGGGCGCGTGCGGCGACACCGTGCGCGCCGTGATCGCCTCGCCGCTCGCCGGCCTCGACGCCCGTGAGCGCATCGATGTGCGCCCCATCGCCGCCGCGATGGAAGGCACGCTGAGCGGCAACCGCGACTTCGAGGACCTGCCGCGCAAATTCAAGATCAGCATCACGGGGACGCCAGAACTCGAGGGCATCCACCTCATCAACGACATTGGCTTCCTGGCCCATGAGGTGAACGGCGAGGTCGGTTTCGACGTGTGGGTGGGCGGCGGCCTGGGCGCGGTCGCGCACCTCGCCAAACGCCTGGGCGTGTTCCTGACCCCCGGCGAGGTGGTCGAGGTGGGCCGCGCGATCGCCGGCGCCTACCGTGACCACGGCTACCGCCAGAACCGCAAGAAGAGCCGCCTGAAGTTCCTGATCAAGGACCTCGGCGTCGAGAAGTTCCGCGAGATCGTCGAGACCGAGTACCTGGGCCGCCAGTTGCGCGACGGTCCCCCGGCCCCGGTGGCCCGCTTTGGCGGCAGCGACGTGCTGGGCGTGAATCCGCAGAAGGACGGCCTGAACTACGTCGTCCTGACCACGACCGTCGGGCGCATCAACCCCGACAAGGCCCGCGCCCTGGCCGACCTGTCGGAGAAGTACGGCAACGGAATGCTGCGTACCACTGCCTTCCAGAACATGATGATTCCCAACGTGCCGACCGAGCATCTGGACGCCCTAGTGGCCGAGCTGGAGCGGCTGGAACTGGCCCCCAAGGCCACGCTGCGTGGCACGACCATCGCCTGCACCGGCACACAGTTCTGCCGCTTGGCCCTGACCGAGACCAAGGCGCGTGTGGCAGGCATGATCGACGTCCTCGAGCCGCTGCACAGCGACCTCGACGTGCCGTTCGTCATCAACCTGACGGGGTGCTCCAACGCCTGCACGCGCTATCAGGTGGCCGATCTGGGGTTCATGGGCGCCAACCGCACCAACAAGGAAACCGGCACCGAGGACGAGGTCTACAACGTGCATCTCGCAGGCAGCATCGGTCAGGCGCAGCGCACCGGCACCAAGCTGCGCGGCGTCGTGCCTGCCGAGCGCCTCACCGAGTACACCGACCGCGTGCTGGGCGACTTCAAGGCCCACAAGGAAGCGGGCGAGAGCTTCGTCGAGTACGCCGATCGCGTGGGCCAGGAGCGCTTTCTGCCCGACACCGTACTGGCCGCCGACCGGACTCTGGTGACCGCGTGA
- the sat gene encoding sulfate adenylyltransferase, translating into MTILTTPAAAPLLLPAPLGGTLVQGVRHADPAEFAGRPHLEIGDRTHADLEMLATGAYSPLTGFLGEADYLSVIEHLRLADGTPWSLPITLPVDAGQAGNLSGTVVVTRGGEAVGLIEVQEKYAARKAYEAREVYRTEDAAHPGVAALYAQGDVNLAGPVTLLTVPRGQFPRHHRTPAEVRAVIEARGWRSTVAFQTRNPIHRAHEYLHKVALELVDGLLLHPLVGTTKGDDVPAETRVEAYEVLLSGYYPQARTLLSVYPAAMRYAGPREAVVHALSRRNYGATHFIVGRDHAGVGSYYGTYDAQDIFGAFTKEELGIQILKFEHTFYCQTCGQLVSPRTCPHDASHHLVLSGTKVREKLRAGENLPPEFTRPPVAEVLRRAYTAHD; encoded by the coding sequence ATGACCATCCTAACCACGCCCGCTGCTGCTCCTCTTCTTCTGCCCGCGCCGCTGGGCGGCACGCTCGTCCAGGGCGTCCGGCACGCCGACCCCGCCGAGTTCGCCGGGCGGCCCCACCTGGAGATCGGCGACCGCACGCACGCCGACCTGGAAATGCTGGCGACGGGGGCCTATTCGCCGCTGACAGGCTTTCTGGGCGAGGCGGACTATCTGTCGGTCATTGAGCATCTGCGTCTGGCGGACGGCACGCCTTGGAGCCTGCCGATCACGCTGCCCGTGGACGCCGGACAGGCCGGGAACCTGAGCGGCACGGTGGTCGTGACGCGCGGCGGTGAGGCGGTCGGGCTGATCGAGGTGCAGGAGAAATACGCAGCGCGCAAGGCGTACGAAGCCCGCGAGGTCTACCGCACCGAGGATGCGGCGCACCCGGGCGTGGCGGCGCTGTATGCCCAGGGAGACGTGAACCTAGCCGGACCGGTCACGCTGCTCACGGTGCCCCGCGGCCAGTTTCCGCGTCATCACCGCACTCCAGCCGAGGTCCGCGCCGTGATCGAGGCGCGCGGCTGGCGCTCAACGGTGGCCTTCCAGACCCGCAACCCCATCCACCGCGCGCACGAATACCTGCACAAGGTCGCGCTGGAACTCGTGGACGGCCTGCTGCTGCATCCGCTGGTCGGCACCACCAAGGGTGACGACGTGCCCGCCGAAACGCGCGTGGAGGCCTACGAGGTCCTGCTGAGCGGCTACTACCCCCAGGCCCGGACCCTCCTGAGCGTGTATCCGGCCGCCATGCGCTACGCCGGACCGCGTGAGGCGGTCGTGCACGCCCTGTCGCGGCGCAATTACGGCGCCACGCACTTCATCGTGGGCCGCGACCATGCGGGAGTGGGCAGCTACTACGGCACCTACGACGCCCAGGACATCTTCGGAGCCTTCACGAAAGAAGAACTGGGGATTCAGATTCTCAAGTTCGAGCACACCTTCTACTGCCAGACCTGCGGGCAGCTCGTTAGCCCGCGTACCTGCCCACACGACGCCTCCCATCACCTCGTCCTGAGCGGCACCAAGGTCCGCGAGAAGCTGCGCGCCGGCGAGAATCTGCCCCCCGAATTCACCCGTCCCCCCGTCGCCGAGGTGCTGCGCCGGGCCTACACCGCGCACGACTGA